GAGGGTGGACGGGAACGGATATCCCGACGGGCTTAAGGGGGAGGAGATACCTCTGGAGGCGAGGATACTGGCCGTCGCCGACGCGTTTGACGCCATGACATCCGACAGGGTGTACCGCCCCGCCTTCCCGCTCGAAAAGGTGATGCGGATAATGGAGGATGGGAAAGATAAGCAGTGGGACGGCAAGATAGTTGATATCCTCCTTGAAATTGCTCCCTCGCTCACGAAATAGCCGGTGAGCGAAACCTTCCTTTTTTCCAACACCCATGATATAATAAAATCGTTGAAGTGAGAAAACCTTCAGGCCAAGGGGAAACCCATGCAGATAGCAGAGAGACTTAACAGGATACCTCCTTATCTTTTCATGGAGCTGCGAAAAAAAATCACAGAGGCAAGGGCAAAGGGTATAGATGTCATCAGCCTGGCGATCGGCGATCCGGTGGACCCCACACCTCAGCCGGTCATCGAGGAGCTCTGCGTCCAGGCGCGCGATCCGGCCAACCATAGATATCCCACCGGTGAGGAAAGGGGAATGCCGGCCTTCAGGAAGGCCGTGGCAGATTGGTACGCCGAAAGATATAACGTTGAGCTTGACCCGGAAAGTGAGGTGCTGGCTCTTATAGGCTCGAAGGAGGGATGTCACCATTTCGCCCTTGCCGTTGTCAACCCAGGGGACATCGTTCTCATGACCGATCCGGGATATCCCGCTTACAGGGCGAGCATATATCTCGCCGACGGCGAACCGTATCATGTGCCTTTGAAACCCGAAAACGGGTATCTCCCCAGATTCGAGGACATCCCTTCGGATGTGGCGAAGAAGGCGGTTGCCTTCTACCTGAACTACCCGAACAACCCAACGGGCGCCACCGCCACTGAGGAATTCTTCAGAGAGCTGGTGGATTTCGCCAGAAGCTATGATATTGCCGTTTGTTATGATAATCCCTACAGCGAGATAGTCTTTGACGGCGAAAAGCCTAGAAGCTTCCTCTCCACGCCTGGGGCTAAGGACGTAGCTATCGAGCTCAATTCGCTCTCAAAGCCCTTCAACATGACGGGATGGCGGATCGGGATGGCGATGGGCAATCCCGATCTGATAGCGGCCATCTCCAAGGTGAAGGAGAACACCGATTCGGGCGTGTTCAACCCGATCCAATTCGCTGGCATCAAGGCGCTTAAAGAATGCCGGGATAATATCGATAAGATGCTTCGGATTTACGAACGCCGACGTGAGATGGTGCTGGATACGCTCAGACGGTATGAGTGGTGGAGGGATTACACGCCGCCAAAAGGCACCTTCTATCTCTGGATGCCGGTGCCTGATGGGATGAGCTCAAT
This sequence is a window from Candidatus Poribacteria bacterium. Protein-coding genes within it:
- a CDS encoding LL-diaminopimelate aminotransferase, with the protein product MQIAERLNRIPPYLFMELRKKITEARAKGIDVISLAIGDPVDPTPQPVIEELCVQARDPANHRYPTGEERGMPAFRKAVADWYAERYNVELDPESEVLALIGSKEGCHHFALAVVNPGDIVLMTDPGYPAYRASIYLADGEPYHVPLKPENGYLPRFEDIPSDVAKKAVAFYLNYPNNPTGATATEEFFRELVDFARSYDIAVCYDNPYSEIVFDGEKPRSFLSTPGAKDVAIELNSLSKPFNMTGWRIGMAMGNPDLIAAISKVKENTDSGVFNPIQFAGIKALKECRDNIDKMLRIYERRREMVLDTLRRYEWWRDYTPPKGTFYLWMPVPDGMSSIGFTTMLFERAAVVVSAGSAYGEYGEGYIRISLTVPDDRLSEAMGRIKKALG